The Rhizobium sp. BT03 genome has a window encoding:
- a CDS encoding GNAT family N-acetyltransferase: MAQVDIVSLKDNADPARRLRLPIRDNSGRHLGDLQCIDRSMLDAPGLIDDLTQWRNQSMPFFLTQFSGTEERTRRWLETISLPAADRILFVICDPGGNRLGNFGLCNIRPGAAEFDNVIRGRASGIGNLMFHCGMTMLEWMFSGLRAETAELHVFSHNEKAIGLYKRLGFATAESLPLRRAEEEGMVKYSVVGRPDANAGFDYLRMELPRAYFRQAHPAALPTG; encoded by the coding sequence ATGGCGCAGGTCGATATCGTCAGCCTCAAGGACAATGCGGATCCGGCCAGACGGCTCCGACTGCCGATCAGGGACAATAGCGGCAGGCATCTGGGCGACCTGCAATGCATCGACAGGTCGATGCTCGACGCGCCCGGCCTGATCGACGACCTGACGCAGTGGCGCAACCAGTCGATGCCGTTTTTCCTCACCCAGTTCAGCGGCACCGAGGAACGCACGCGGCGCTGGCTCGAAACCATCTCGCTGCCCGCCGCCGACCGAATCCTATTCGTCATTTGCGATCCCGGCGGAAACCGACTCGGCAATTTCGGCCTCTGCAACATCCGGCCCGGCGCCGCCGAATTCGACAACGTCATCCGCGGCCGGGCGAGCGGTATCGGCAACCTGATGTTCCATTGCGGCATGACAATGCTGGAGTGGATGTTCTCAGGACTTAGGGCCGAAACCGCCGAGTTGCACGTCTTCTCCCACAATGAAAAAGCAATCGGCCTCTATAAGCGGCTGGGTTTTGCGACTGCCGAAAGCCTGCCGCTGCGGCGCGCCGAAGAAGAGGGCATGGTCAAATATTCGGTCGTCGGTCGACCGGACGCCAATGCCGGCTTCGACTATCTGAGGATGGAGCTTCCGAGAGCATATTTCCGGCAGGCGCATCCGGCGGCTTTGCCGACCGGCTGA
- a CDS encoding GumC family protein: MNQYDRNRVSRLPGWRSYESPQTAPEGVRTRSPVVRPDDFVPPAPEPAPPAPAPPAFVPPPASVAQTRRSERPAPPPAIAPPAAPMKQPVVEAPPTVASVPAAPLLDLRSSVAAIWSRRLVVLGLALIGAVAGGVVAPTIGQKFTAVSSLYFDPRQIGLADAGGQSSGPSPEMISTLIDSQVQILTSGNVLRRVVETMKLDQDPEFTGGRTDGAAVIGTLQKALVITRQASTYVVSLAATTNDPEKSARLANQVVTSFTEEENSASNGIYENTSSTLDGRLDDLRQKVLEAEQAVETFRADNDMAATEGNLISDQRLVSLNTMLVTAQEKTIQAKARADAVANLRVEDIVAGNQAEGGVTSPLVSLRQQYATQAAAVGSLESQMGTRHPRLQAARSSLQSISGEIKGELQRLATSARGEYEQAKAAEDSIAKELAVQKALQASTSDKQVELNELQRKATAARDIYETVLKRSSQTSEEQNLNQSNIRVISPAEPPVKADGPGKKILLVAGIIGGLLAGFVVGAGFAILASLFGHPVVRSYFRKSPAAAA, from the coding sequence ATGAACCAGTATGACAGGAACAGGGTAAGCCGGCTCCCTGGCTGGCGCAGTTATGAGTCGCCTCAGACTGCGCCGGAAGGTGTGCGTACGCGCAGTCCTGTGGTCCGTCCGGACGATTTCGTCCCTCCGGCGCCCGAGCCCGCCCCTCCTGCCCCCGCCCCTCCCGCCTTTGTGCCGCCGCCGGCAAGTGTTGCGCAAACCCGCCGATCCGAGCGCCCGGCGCCTCCGCCCGCGATTGCGCCCCCGGCTGCGCCCATGAAACAGCCTGTCGTCGAGGCGCCGCCGACCGTAGCCTCCGTGCCTGCCGCACCGCTTCTCGACCTCCGCTCCAGCGTCGCCGCGATCTGGAGCCGGCGCTTGGTCGTGCTGGGTCTGGCGCTCATCGGCGCCGTTGCCGGCGGGGTGGTGGCGCCCACGATCGGGCAGAAATTCACCGCCGTCAGCAGCCTCTATTTCGATCCGCGCCAGATCGGCCTTGCCGATGCGGGCGGGCAATCTTCGGGGCCTTCGCCGGAAATGATCTCGACGCTGATCGACAGCCAGGTGCAGATCCTGACCTCGGGCAATGTGCTGCGCCGCGTCGTCGAGACCATGAAGCTCGATCAGGATCCGGAATTCACCGGCGGCCGCACCGACGGCGCCGCCGTAATCGGCACCCTGCAGAAGGCATTGGTCATTACCCGCCAGGCCAGCACCTATGTCGTTTCGCTTGCCGCGACGACCAACGATCCCGAGAAATCCGCAAGGCTTGCCAATCAGGTCGTCACCTCCTTCACCGAGGAAGAGAACAGCGCCTCGAACGGCATCTATGAAAATACCTCCTCGACGCTCGACGGACGCCTCGACGATCTGCGCCAGAAGGTGCTGGAGGCCGAGCAGGCGGTCGAAACCTTCCGCGCCGACAACGACATGGCCGCCACCGAAGGCAATCTGATTTCCGATCAGCGGCTCGTCTCGCTGAACACGATGCTGGTGACGGCCCAGGAAAAGACCATCCAGGCCAAGGCCCGCGCCGACGCCGTCGCCAATCTGCGCGTCGAGGACATCGTCGCCGGCAATCAGGCGGAAGGCGGCGTCACCTCGCCGCTCGTCAGCCTGCGCCAGCAATATGCCACCCAGGCCGCTGCCGTCGGCAGCCTAGAAAGCCAGATGGGCACGCGCCACCCCCGCCTGCAGGCGGCCCGCTCCTCGCTGCAGAGCATATCAGGCGAAATCAAGGGCGAGTTGCAGCGGCTCGCGACGTCGGCAAGAGGCGAATACGAGCAGGCCAAGGCCGCCGAGGACAGTATCGCCAAGGAACTTGCCGTCCAGAAGGCGCTGCAGGCGAGTACCTCGGACAAGCAGGTGGAATTGAACGAATTGCAGCGCAAGGCGACGGCGGCGCGCGATATCTACGAGACGGTGCTGAAGCGCTCCAGCCAGACGAGCGAGGAGCAGAACCTCAACCAGAGCAACATTCGCGTCATCTCGCCGGCCGAGCCGCCTGTGAAGGCCGACGGCCCGGGAAAGAAGATCCTGCTGGTCGCCGGCATCATCGGCGGTCTTCTCGCCGGTTTTGTCGTCGGCGCCGGTTTTGCGATCCTCGCCAGCCTCTTCGGCCACCCCGTCGTCAGAAGCTATTTCAGGAAATCGCCGGCTGCGGCCGCTTGA
- a CDS encoding glycoside hydrolase family 5 protein, whose product MRTRRHLTALLLAAALVPSPTLAADAPCYRGVNLSGGEYGDRDGIYGTNYTYPSEDTIGYFAKKGMSIIRLPFRWERLQPALGGRLDEDELKRINDTVGLIRKHGMAVLLDPHNFGYYDKTQVGTAPATDAAFGDFWARLAVEFANQDGVLFGLMNEPHDIKATDWLDAANAAIRSIRAVGARNLILVPGTAWSGAHSWEKDVIGGANGTVMLGVRDPLDFYAYEVHQYLDIDSSGTHPTCEGAPAAAEAIAGVTAWLKKNHKRGFLGEFGAAADKDCMSGLTEIYATMSDNGDAWLGWSYWAAGEWWPADEPFNVQPQKGTERPQMRLLASSAKARAGACASVKPAGK is encoded by the coding sequence ATGAGGACGAGACGACATCTGACGGCGCTGCTGCTTGCGGCCGCTCTCGTCCCCTCGCCGACCCTTGCGGCCGACGCGCCCTGTTATCGCGGCGTCAATCTTTCCGGCGGCGAATATGGCGATCGCGACGGCATCTACGGCACGAACTATACCTATCCCAGTGAAGACACGATCGGCTATTTTGCCAAAAAGGGCATGTCGATCATCCGGCTGCCCTTCCGCTGGGAGCGGCTGCAGCCGGCACTCGGCGGACGGCTCGACGAGGACGAACTCAAACGGATCAACGATACGGTCGGCCTGATCCGCAAGCACGGCATGGCCGTGCTGCTCGACCCGCATAATTTCGGCTATTACGACAAGACGCAGGTCGGCACGGCGCCGGCGACGGACGCCGCCTTCGGTGATTTCTGGGCAAGGCTTGCGGTCGAATTCGCCAATCAGGACGGCGTTCTCTTCGGCCTGATGAACGAGCCGCACGATATCAAGGCGACGGACTGGCTCGATGCCGCCAATGCGGCGATCCGCAGCATCCGCGCCGTCGGCGCCCGCAACCTCATCCTGGTGCCGGGCACCGCCTGGAGCGGCGCTCACAGCTGGGAGAAGGATGTGATCGGCGGCGCCAACGGCACGGTGATGCTCGGCGTGCGCGATCCGCTCGACTTCTACGCCTATGAGGTCCACCAGTATCTCGACATCGATTCTTCCGGAACCCATCCGACCTGCGAGGGTGCCCCCGCCGCTGCCGAAGCGATCGCCGGCGTCACCGCCTGGCTGAAGAAGAACCACAAGCGCGGCTTTCTCGGCGAATTCGGCGCCGCTGCCGACAAGGACTGCATGAGCGGACTGACCGAGATCTATGCCACCATGTCCGATAATGGCGACGCCTGGCTCGGCTGGTCCTATTGGGCCGCGGGCGAATGGTGGCCCGCCGACGAGCCGTTCAACGTCCAGCCGCAAAAGGGCACTGAGCGGCCGCAGATGCGGCTCCTCGCCAGTTCGGCAAAAGCCAGAGCCGGCGCCTGCGCCAGCGTCAAGCCGGCGGGGAAGTGA
- a CDS encoding acyltransferase, whose protein sequence is MLVQLQYLRAIAALMVVYFHAILQLAKVNPAVDATAFVYGETGVDIFFVLSGLVMWLTTSGRAVSPIDFARRRIKRIVPLYWLATLFSAVVALVAPSLLKSTVFDLPHAIASLFFLPWANAADPSTITPVVVPGWTLNYEMFFYLVFALLLPLSEARRIPAMFAVFAAILIACRLLPETTATRFYGEPIILEFLAGAVLGWLYRQKVLLPNRWAWAALAIGFAFLLINEALMPPASRFYAWGIPAIFIVYGAVSIDFSRLPVLTWLNYLGDCSYSIYITHAFTLAFLRVAADRLPIGILQQPVLFVILSLVLSSIGGAIIHEITTPRRKVAMAGRPPA, encoded by the coding sequence ATGCTTGTCCAGCTTCAATATCTGCGCGCTATCGCGGCGCTGATGGTCGTCTATTTCCACGCGATCCTGCAGCTTGCCAAGGTCAATCCGGCGGTCGACGCCACTGCCTTCGTCTACGGTGAGACCGGTGTCGACATCTTCTTCGTGCTCAGCGGTCTCGTCATGTGGCTGACGACGAGCGGACGGGCGGTGAGCCCCATCGATTTCGCCCGCCGGCGCATCAAACGCATCGTCCCACTCTATTGGCTGGCAACGCTGTTTTCGGCTGTCGTGGCGCTGGTGGCCCCTTCACTGCTGAAATCGACAGTGTTCGACCTGCCGCATGCGATCGCCTCGCTGTTCTTTCTGCCATGGGCCAATGCCGCCGATCCGAGCACGATCACCCCCGTCGTCGTGCCGGGCTGGACGCTGAACTACGAGATGTTTTTCTATCTTGTCTTCGCGCTGCTGCTGCCGCTCTCGGAAGCCCGCCGCATCCCGGCCATGTTTGCCGTCTTCGCCGCCATCCTGATCGCCTGCCGGCTGCTGCCGGAAACGACGGCCACCCGGTTCTACGGCGAGCCGATCATCCTGGAATTCCTTGCCGGCGCCGTGCTCGGCTGGCTCTACCGGCAGAAGGTGCTTCTGCCGAACCGCTGGGCATGGGCCGCACTGGCCATCGGCTTTGCGTTCCTCCTCATCAACGAGGCGCTGATGCCGCCGGCAAGCCGGTTCTACGCCTGGGGGATCCCGGCGATCTTCATCGTCTATGGCGCGGTCTCCATCGATTTTTCCAGGCTGCCGGTCCTCACATGGCTGAACTATCTCGGCGACTGCTCCTACAGCATCTATATCACCCACGCCTTCACGCTTGCATTCCTGAGGGTCGCCGCCGACCGCCTGCCGATCGGTATCCTGCAGCAGCCGGTGCTGTTCGTGATCCTGTCGCTGGTGCTCTCGTCGATCGGCGGCGCCATCATCCACGAAATCACCACGCCCCGCCGTAAGGTCGCGATGGCGGGCCGCCCGCCGGCCTAA